Proteins encoded by one window of Paroedura picta isolate Pp20150507F chromosome 11, Ppicta_v3.0, whole genome shotgun sequence:
- the ACAA1 gene encoding 3-ketoacyl-CoA thiolase, peroxisomal translates to MRRVRVVLGHLRGGGLPQAGPCLSLSGHAPPDAPDDVVVVHGRRTPIGKAKRGGLKETTPDELLAAVMTAVLRDVQLRPEEVGDICVGNVLQPGAGALPARIAQFLSGIPETVPLSCVNRQCSSGLQAVINIAGGIRNGSYDIGLACGVESMSLRSVGNPGDVSARMMENSNARDCLIPMGITSENVAERFGVSRQKQDAFALASQQKAARAQQMGWFKAEIVPVTTAVTNDQGKEETVTVLQDEGIRPGTTLEGLAKLKPAFKEDGTTTAGNSSQVSDGAAAVLLARRARASQLGLPVLGVLRSYAVVGVPPDVMGIGPAYAIPVALEKAGLTVKDIDIFEINEAFASQAVYCVEKLGIPLAKVNPLGGAIALGHPLGCTGARQVVTLLHELRRRGKRGYGVVSMCIGTGMGAAAVFEYPGN, encoded by the exons ATGCGGCGCGTGCGGGTGGTGCTGGGGCACCTTCGGGGCGGGGGGCTGCCCCAGGCTGgaccctgcctctccctctccggCCACGCGCCCCCGGACGCCCCGGACGATGTGGTGGTCGTCCACGGGAGGAGGACCCCCATCGGCAAGGCCAAGCGCGGCGGCCTCAAG GAAACTACACCGGATGAGCTTCTGGCTGCTGTCATGACAGCCGTCTTGAGAGATGTCCAGCTGAGGCCCGAGGAGGTGGGGGATATCTGTGTGG GCAATGTTCTTCAACCCGGCGCAGGTGCACTACCAGCAAGAATCGCACAGTTTCTCAG tgGCATCCCGGAGACCGTTCCGCTATCCTGTGTCAACAGGCAGTGTTCATCCGGATTGCAAGCAGTGATCAACATAGCCG GAGGCATCCGAAATGGGTCTTACGACATTGGCTTGGCGTGTGG AGTTGAAAGCATGTCCTTGCGCAGCGTTGGCAATCCGGGGGACGTCAGCGCCCGTATGATGGAGAACAGCAACGCCCGAGATTGCTTGATCCCCATGGG AATAACTTCAGAGAACGTGGCGGAAAGGTTCGGTGTCTCCCGGCAAAAGCAAGATGCGTTTGCGTTGGCCTCCCAGCAAAA AGCAGCCCGGGCCCAGCAGATGGGGTGGTTTAAAGCCGAGATCGTCCCCGTAACGACCGCCGTCACAAACGACCAGGGCAAGGAGGAGACGGTCACGGTGCTCCAGGACGAGGGGATCCGGCCGGGCACCACGCTGGAAGGGCTGGCCAAGCTGAAGCCGGCCTTCAAGGAGGACGGCACCACCACCGCCG GTAATTCCAGCCAGGTGAGCGACGGTGCTGCGGCTGTTCTCCTGGCCAGGCGTGCCAGAGCATCCCAGCTGGGGCTTCCGGTCCTGGGTGTGCTGAGGTCGTATGCCGTGGTTGGAGTCCCGCCCGACGTCATGGGCATAGGGCCGGCCTACGCCATCCCGGTCGCCCTGGAAAAGGCTG GTTTGACTGTGAAGGATATCGACATCTTTGAAATCAACGAAGCCTTTGCCAGCCAG gccgTGTACTGCGTGGAGAAGCTGGGCATCCCCCTGGCGAAGGTCAATCCTCTGGGCGGCGCCATTGCCCTGGGGCACCCGCTGGGCTGCACCGGAGCTCGGCAGGTCGTCACGCTGCTGCACGAGTTGAGGCGGAGGGGGAAGAG AGGCTACGGGGTGGTCTCCATGTGCATTGGGACCGGCATGGGAGCTGCGGCGGTGTTTGAGTACCCGGGCAACTGA